A section of the Macaca thibetana thibetana isolate TM-01 chromosome 10, ASM2454274v1, whole genome shotgun sequence genome encodes:
- the LOC126929743 gene encoding putative inactive beta-glucuronidase protein GUSBP11 isoform X3 → MALAPPWTYRFSTSARTGHFVSWVWYEREVTLLKRWIQDLHTRVVLRIGSAHFYAIVVSVARSRQGGYPKGYFVQNTDFDFFNYAGLQQSVLLYMTPITCIDDITITTGVE, encoded by the exons ATGGC TCTGGCCCCACCTTGGACATACCGGTTCTCGACATCAGCCAGGACTGGGCATTttgtcagctgggtgtggtatgAACGGGAGGTGACCCTGCTGAAGCGATGGATCCAGGACCTGCACACAAGAGTGGTGCTGAGGATTGGCAGTGCCCACTTCTATGCCATTGTGGTCAGTGTggccaggagcaggcagggcGG GTATCCCAAGGGTTACTTTGTCCAGAACACAGACTTTGACTTCTTCAACTATGCAGGACTGCAGCAGTCTGTGCTTCTGTACATGACACCAATTACCTGCATCGAtgacatcaccatcaccactggcGTGGAGTGA
- the LOC126929743 gene encoding putative inactive beta-glucuronidase protein GUSBP11 isoform X1, with amino-acid sequence MALAPPWTYRFSTSARTGHFVSWVWYEREVTLLKRWIQDLHTRVVLRIGSAHFYAIVWVNGVHTLDHERGYLPFEADISSLFPVGHLPSRLCVTVTINSTLTPPPCHQGPSIPDRHVQVGTILPPLHAPTFPPHPVVFLLGTGWPSQRGGPDLGRQVT; translated from the exons ATGGC TCTGGCCCCACCTTGGACATACCGGTTCTCGACATCAGCCAGGACTGGGCATTttgtcagctgggtgtggtatgAACGGGAGGTGACCCTGCTGAAGCGATGGATCCAGGACCTGCACACAAGAGTGGTGCTGAGGATTGGCAGTGCCCACTTCTATGCCATTGTG TGGGTGAATGGTGTCCACACGCTAGACCATGAAAGGGGCTACCTCCCCTTCGAGGCTGACATCAGCAGCCTGTTCCCGGTGGGGCACCTGCCCTCCCGCCTCTGCGTCACTGTCACCATCAACAGCACGCTCACCCCCCCACCCTGCCACCAGGGACCATCCATACCTGACCGACACGTCCAAGTGGGTACCATCCTGCCTCCACTACACGCACCCACCTTCCCGCCCCACCCTGTGGTCTTCCTGCTAGGGACAGGGTGGCCTtcgcagagaggaggccctgatCTGGGGAGGCAAGTGACCTGA
- the LOC126929743 gene encoding putative inactive beta-glucuronidase protein GUSBP11 isoform X2, with the protein MDPGPAHKSGAEDWQCPLLCHCGQCGQEQAGRWVNGVHTLDHERGYLPFEADISSLFPVGHLPSRLCVTVTINSTLTPPPCHQGPSIPDRHVQVGTILPPLHAPTFPPHPVVFLLGTGWPSQRGGPDLGRQVT; encoded by the exons ATGGATCCAGGACCTGCACACAAGAGTGGTGCTGAGGATTGGCAGTGCCCACTTCTATGCCATTGTGGTCAGTGTggccaggagcaggcagggcGG TGGGTGAATGGTGTCCACACGCTAGACCATGAAAGGGGCTACCTCCCCTTCGAGGCTGACATCAGCAGCCTGTTCCCGGTGGGGCACCTGCCCTCCCGCCTCTGCGTCACTGTCACCATCAACAGCACGCTCACCCCCCCACCCTGCCACCAGGGACCATCCATACCTGACCGACACGTCCAAGTGGGTACCATCCTGCCTCCACTACACGCACCCACCTTCCCGCCCCACCCTGTGGTCTTCCTGCTAGGGACAGGGTGGCCTtcgcagagaggaggccctgatCTGGGGAGGCAAGTGACCTGA